A region of the Pirellulales bacterium genome:
TAAGCCAGCTGCTCGGCATTACGGATGTCGACCTGCATATCGAAGAGGTGACCGGGGCCGACAAAACGCTCGACGTCGTCGTGGACATCTTTAATCGTGTCAACAGCGGCGGCACCAAATTGTCGAAGGGGGACTTGGCGCTAGCCAAGATCTGCGCGGATTGGCCCGAGGCACGGGACTCGATGAAGGCCAAGCTCAAAGAGTGGGCCGCGGCGGGATACAACTTCAATCTTGATTGGCTGCTGCGATCCGTGAACACCGTGTTGACGGGCGAAGCCAAGTTTCAATATCTGCATGACCAGACCGCTGAGCAGATTCGCGATGGCCTGAGGCGGGCCATCAAGCGAATTGACGCCTGCCTCAACATGATCGGAGGTCGACTCGGCCTCGACCATGACCAGGTTTTCTTCGGGCGATTTGGCGTCCCGGTAATGGTGCGATACCTCGATCGACACCCCGGGTCACTGAACGAGACGGAACGCGACAAGCTGCTCTTCTGGTTCGCTCAGGCGGCCATGTGGGGCCGCTTCTCGGGTTCGACCGAGTCTTTTCTTGATCGAGACCTCGCTACGTTGGAAGGACCCGACGGCGGACTCGACCAACTGCTTGAGCAGTTGCGGCTCTGGCATGGGGGACTTCGTGCGGAGGCAGGGCACTTTACGGGTTGGAGCCTGGGAGCGCGATTCTACCCCGTGCTGTACCTGCTCACACGGATGGGGGAAGCGCGCGACTGGGGTACAGGCCTGCCGCTGAAAGCAAGCCTGCTTGGCAAAATGAACCGCTTGGAAGTCCATCACATCTTCCCCAAGGCGCAGCTCTACAAACGCAAGTTCAGGAAATCAGAAGTAAACGCCATCGCCAATTTCTGTTTTCTGACGAAAGATACCAACCTGGACATCAGCGACCGGTTGCCCGAAGACTACTTCCCGGAAGTCGAGCAGGCGCACCCCGGCGCGCTTGCCTCACAGTGGATTCCGGCGGACTCCAAACTGTGGAGGATCGAGAATTTCCCCAGCTTCCTCGAGGCTCGCAAGAGATTGTTGGCTGACGAGGTCAATCGGCGCATGGCGGAATTGTTGCACGGTGACGAGCGTTGGCTGGCCGGACCGGCGGCCCCTCCAACCACACCGACCGCTGTCGCTGGGGGGATTACGAGCGCCGACGAAGAGCTTGAACTGGAAATGGTGAATGCTTGGGTTGAGCAGCAAGGCTTGCCGTCGGGCATTCTCGCCTTCGAGCTAACGGACACTGAAACGGGACGGCAACTAGCGATGCTTGACCTCGCCTGGCCAAGCGGGATGCAGGAGGAATTGAGTCAGCCGGTGTGCCTGCTCTTGAATGAAGGTCACGAGGTATTCGCAGCAGCAAGTCAGGCGGGTTATCGCTGCTTTGCAACGATCGAAGATCTAAAGCGATACGTCCGTGCCGAGGTCGTCGTCGATGAGGCAGCGGCATGAACCGTGTGGGCAAGTCGACTCGTCGCCAGGAGCACCAGCACATCGAGTGGAAGGAGGTGTGGCGCGACGAGTACCTTCGCTGGATTTGCGGGTTCGCCAATGCCGACGGCGGCAAGCTGGTCATCGGCGGCAACAACGACGGCAGCATCATCGGCGTCGCCAACGCCAGCAAGTTGTTGGTCGACATCCCCAACAAGGTCCGCGACATCCTGGGCATCGTCGTCGCCGTCAACCTGAAGCGCAAAGCCGGCCAGGAATACCTCGAGATCGTCGTCGAGCCGCAGCCCTATCCGGTCAGCTACAAGGGGGAATACCACGTCCGTAGCGGCAGCACGAAGCAAGAACTCAAAGGGGCCGCACTCGACCGGTTTCTGCTGGCCCGCCAGGGGCGCGCCTGGGACGGGGTGCCGCTGCCCGGCGTAACGGTCCGTAGCCTGTCGCGAGAAGCCCTGCAGGCATTCCGCGCGCGAGCCCGGCAGAGCCAGCGGATGACGGCGGCCGATCTGAAGGAACCCGCCGCGGGGCTGATCGACAAGCTCCACCTGGTCGAGGGCAAGCATCTGAAGCGGGCGGCCGCGCTGGCGTTTCACCCCGAGCCCGAACGGTTCGTGACCGGGGCCTTCGTCAAGATCGGCTACTTTCGCACCAACGACGACCTGGCCTACCACGACGAAGTGCACGGCGACCTGTTCACGCAGGCGAGCAAGACGATCGACCTGCTGCGGACCAAGTATCTCAAGGCGGCGATCACCTACCGCGGCATCCAGCGGGTCGAAACGTTTCCGGTGCCTGAGCCGGCCCTGCGTGAGGCGGTGCTCAATGCCCTGATTCACAAGGACTATGCCAGCGGGGCACCGGTACAGATCAGCGTCTATGCCGACAAGCTGATGCTGTGGAACCCGGGCCAATTGCCACCCCACTGGACAATCGAAAAGCTCAAGGGCAAGCACGCCTCGCAGCCGTTCAACCCGGCCATCGCGAACGTGTTCTTCCGAGCCGGCGAGATTGAGGCCTGGGGACGAGGAATCGAGCGGATGTTTGCCGCCTGCCGCGAAGCGGGATTTCCGGAGCCCATCCTGGAGCAGGAGGGGGCGGGGTTCTGGATTGCGTTTCCGTTTGCTGCCGAGTGGGTCGAGCAGATGGGCGTGGGCGAAATTAGGGAGAAAACTTCGGTAAAAACTTCGGTAAAAACTTCGGTAAAAATCCTGGAACTGCTTGCGCAGCATCCGCAGATGACGCTGGCCGAAGTGGCACACGAGGTCGGCAAATCGGTACGGGCAATCGAACTGGCCGCGGCGAAGCTCGCCCAGGCCGGAAAACTCCGGTTTGTCGGTCCCAAGAAGGGCGGACATTGGGAGGTGCGGCCATGAACCGCGTGGGCAAATCGGAACGGGAAACGCAGGATCGCGTGCTGGCGCTGTTTTGCCAGGAGTTGGGCTATCGCTACCTGGGCAATTGGTGCGAGCGGGCCGGCAACAGCAACGTCGAAGAAGCGCTGCTGACCGACTGGCTGCGCCAGCGCGGCTATTCCCAGGAGCACATCAACAAAGCGACCTATGCCCTGCAAACCGCCGGGCGACACACGGGCCGCACGCTGTATGCCAACAACCAAGAGGTTTACAAACTGCTCCGCTATGGCGTGCCGGCCAAGACCGAGGTGGGGCAGGTGACCGACACGGTCCACCTGATCGACTGGCAACGGCCCGAGCAGAACGACTTTGCGATTGCCGAAGAGGTGACGCTGCAGGGGGACCATGAGCGACGGCCCGACCTGGTCTTGTACATCAATGGCATCGCGATCGCCGTGATCGAACTCAAAAAAGGCTCGAAGTCGCTCGGCGACGGGATCCGGCAATGCGTGTCGTTGCAAGACCCACTGTTCCACCCCTGGTTCTTCAGCACGGTCCAGTTGCTGATCGCCGGCAACGACTCGCAAGGGCTGCAATACGGCACGATCGGCACCCCGGAGAAATACTTCCTGCGCTGGAAGGAAGACGAGCAGGACAACACCCGCTACAAGCTCGACAAGTACCTGCTGAAGCTGTGCAGCAAACCGCGGCTGCTGGAACTGGTGCACGACTTTGTGCTGTTCGACGGCGGTGTGAAAAAGCTGCCGCGGGTGCACCAGTATTTCGGCATTAAGGCGGCCCAGGCATTTGTCGACCGGCGCGAAGGGGGGATCATCTGGCACACCCAGGGCAGCGGCAAGAGCATTGTGATGGTGCTCCTGGCCAAATGGATCCTGGAGCACAACCCCCATGCCCGCGTGGCGATCATCACCGACCGCGACGAGCTCGATAAGCAGATCGAACGGGTGTTTACCGAGGCGGGCGAGGCGATCCGCCGGACGCAGAGCGGGCGCGATCTGATGCGGCAGTTGGGGCAGCCGCGGCCACGGCTGTTGTGCTCGCTGATCCATAAGTTCGGCCCCCAGGACAAGCAGAGCGACGCCGAGTTCGAGCAGTTCATCCGCGACCTCGAGGCGCAGCCGAGCACGGCCGAAGGGGAGCTGTTCGTGTTCGTCGACGAATGTCACCGCAGTCAGAGCGGCCGGCTGCATCGGGTGATGAAGGCCCTGCTGCCCGACGCCGTGTTTATCGGCTTTACGGGCACGCCGCTGTTGAAGGCCGACAAGCAGACCAGCCTTGAGGTGTTTGGCCGCTACATCCACACCTACAAGTTCAGCGAAGGGGTCGAGGACGGCGTGGTGCTCGACCTGGTCTATGAGGCCCGCGACATCGACGCGCGATTGGGGTCGGAGGACAAGATCGACGCCTGGTTCGAAGCCAAGACGCGGGGGCTGAACGCCTGGCAGAAGGATGAGCTGAAAAAGCAATGGGCCACGATGCAGAAGGTGCTCAGCTCGCGTTCGCGGATGGAGCGGGTGGTGGAGGACATTATCTTCGATTTTAGCGTCCGGCCGCGGCTCTCGAGCCAGAAGGGGAATGCGATCCTCGTGGCGTCGAGCATCTACGACGCCTGCAAGTACTACACGCTGTTTCAAAAAACGAGCTTTGGCAAGCGGTGCGCGGTCGTGACCTCGTACAACCCGCAGGCCAAGGACGTCACGCTGGCGATGGTCGGGGCGAACACCGAGACCGAAAAGCAGTTCGTGTTCAACACCTACCAGGAACTGCTCAAGGACGTGGCGGCGAAAGCCAACATGACGAAGACCGAGGCCTATGAGGAATGGGCCAAGGACTTGTTCATCCACGAACCGGCCAACATGAAGCTGCTGATTGTGGTCGATAAGCTGCTGACCGGCTTCGACGCCCCGCCGTGTACGTACCTGTACATCGACAAGTCGATGCAGGACCATGGGTTGTTCCAGGCCATCTGCCGGGTGAATCGGCTCGACGGCGACGACAAGGTGTTCGGCTACATCGTCGACTACAAGGACCTGTTCAAGAAGGTCGAGAAAACGATCGCCGTGTACACCTCCGAGCTCGATCACAGCGCCGGCGGCTGCGATCCCGAGGTGCTGATCCAAGACCGTCTGCAGAAAGGCCGCGAGCGGCTGGACGAGGCCTTGGAACAGCTTGCGCTACTCTGCGAACCGGTCGAGCCGCCCCAGGAGGAACTGCAGCACATCCATTATTTTTGTGGGAACTCGGAGATCGCTGCCGATTTGGAAGCACGCGAGCCCCAGCGTTCGGCCTTGTACCAGGCAACCGCAGGGCTGACCCGAGCCTATGCCAACCTGGCCGATGAGCTGGAAGGGGCCGGATACAGCCCGGCGGACATTAGCCGCATCAAGCAAGACGTCCGCCGATACACCGAGCTTCGCGAAGTCATTCGCCAGGCCAGCGGCGAGAGCCTCGATCTGAAGGCCTATGAGGCCGACATGCGGCACCTGATCGACACCTACATCGAGGCGAGCGAGCCGCGCAAGATCTCGGAATTTGATAACCTCGGGTTGCTGGACGTGATTGTCCGCTCGGGCCTCGGCCAGGCCATCGCCAACAAGCTCGGGGGCATGAAAGGCAATCGGCAAGCGATCGCCGAGACGATCGAGAACAACGTCCGCAAGAAGATCATCAAGGAGCGGCTCAACGACCCGGCGTATTTCGACCGCATGTCGGCCATGCTGGAGGAAATCATCGCGGCCCGCAGGGCCAAGGCGATCGAGTACGAAGAATACCTGCGGCAGATCGAGGAGCTGACCCGGCAGGCGCAGCAGGGGTCCGGCGGATTGCCCAGGGAGCTGGACTCCAAGGGCAAACAGGCGCTCTATCACAACCTGGGAGAAGATTTGGCGCTGGCCCTGCGCGTGGACGCTGCCGTGCGGAGCAAGCTGCCGGACAGCTGGCGAGACGTGCACCCCAAGGAGCAGAAGGTCAAGCAGGCGCTGTACGAGGTGCTCGAAGACGAGGCGGAGGTCGAGCGGATTTTTCTGATCATCAAGGCCCAGACGGAATACTGATGATCCGGCGCTTCCGCTTAGGCACCATCCCGGTCGAGGTGACGCTCAAGGACATCAAGCATGTCCACCTGAGCGTGCACCCACCTGCGGGGCGGGTACGGATCGCTGCCCCGGCGCGGATGCAGCTCGACACGATCCGCATCTTCGCGATCTCGAAACTGGGGTGGATCAAGCAGCAGCAGCGAAAGCTCCGGGATCAGCCCCGCGAGACGCGGCGCGAGTATCTGCCGCGGGAAAGTCATTGGGTGTGGGGCCAACGTTATCTCTTGGCAGTTGAGCATGCTGACCAAGCGCCCACGATCACGCTCCGCCCGCGCCGGATGGTGCTGACGGTGCGACCGGACACCAGTCCGGACCAACGCGCGCGGATTGTCGACGCCTGGTATCGCGCCCAGATCCGCGAGGCGCTCCCTGCGTTGTTGGCGAAATGGGAAAAGCGGCTGGGGGTGTCGGCGACACGGTGGTTTGTCCAGCGGATGAAAACGAAATGGGGGAGCTGTAACCCCGCGACGGGTAGTATCCGGCTGAATACCGAACTGGCCAAAAAGCCACCGGAGTGCCTGGAGTACATCGTGGTCCACGAACTGGTCCACTTGATCGAACCGACGCATAACGAGCGTTTCGTGGCGCTCATGAACCGCCACCTGCCGCGCTGGCAACACCTTCGGCAAGTGCTCAATCGATTGCCGGTGAGGCACGAGGGGTGGCAGTACTGAGCTCGCCCGGCCGCTTGCTTTGAGCTAAAAGCTAAAGAAAAGCGGCCCTGATGTTCCGCAGCACGCCACCGGCGTTCGACCGTTCCGCGAACCAGCGCTGTGGTTCGAGAACGGTCGAACGGGTGACGGCAGGCATTGGTTCAGCTGCCAGCGACCTCACCGCGGCGGGCGGATGTCGCCGGAGAACACGGCGGCCATCACCAGCAGCGCCAGCGCCGTGCCAAAGACGGCGGCCGAACTGGCCATGCCACCCACGAGCGCAGCCAGAATGACCGCGCCAATCAGGTAGGCGATATTGAGCTTTTCACGGGCCGACACGGCAGGCCTCCTGGGGTGCGAGCGAAAACCGCGCTGCCGAGCGGCGCGG
Encoded here:
- a CDS encoding DUF262 domain-containing protein, with amino-acid sequence MKISTILDHIDNGHMALPEFQRGYVWNRDQVRALFDSLYRRHPVGGLLVWATESKTADHRGDGPLAPGVVKLLLDGQQRMTSLYGVLRGKPPKFFDGNGQAFTGLYFHLEEETFAFYQPQKMSADPLWVDVTELMKNGNAGLGAFVARLGANPDTAPKVGDYVGRLSQLLGITDVDLHIEEVTGADKTLDVVVDIFNRVNSGGTKLSKGDLALAKICADWPEARDSMKAKLKEWAAAGYNFNLDWLLRSVNTVLTGEAKFQYLHDQTAEQIRDGLRRAIKRIDACLNMIGGRLGLDHDQVFFGRFGVPVMVRYLDRHPGSLNETERDKLLFWFAQAAMWGRFSGSTESFLDRDLATLEGPDGGLDQLLEQLRLWHGGLRAEAGHFTGWSLGARFYPVLYLLTRMGEARDWGTGLPLKASLLGKMNRLEVHHIFPKAQLYKRKFRKSEVNAIANFCFLTKDTNLDISDRLPEDYFPEVEQAHPGALASQWIPADSKLWRIENFPSFLEARKRLLADEVNRRMAELLHGDERWLAGPAAPPTTPTAVAGGITSADEELELEMVNAWVEQQGLPSGILAFELTDTETGRQLAMLDLAWPSGMQEELSQPVCLLLNEGHEVFAAASQAGYRCFATIEDLKRYVRAEVVVDEAAA
- a CDS encoding putative DNA binding domain-containing protein gives rise to the protein MNRVGKSTRRQEHQHIEWKEVWRDEYLRWICGFANADGGKLVIGGNNDGSIIGVANASKLLVDIPNKVRDILGIVVAVNLKRKAGQEYLEIVVEPQPYPVSYKGEYHVRSGSTKQELKGAALDRFLLARQGRAWDGVPLPGVTVRSLSREALQAFRARARQSQRMTAADLKEPAAGLIDKLHLVEGKHLKRAAALAFHPEPERFVTGAFVKIGYFRTNDDLAYHDEVHGDLFTQASKTIDLLRTKYLKAAITYRGIQRVETFPVPEPALREAVLNALIHKDYASGAPVQISVYADKLMLWNPGQLPPHWTIEKLKGKHASQPFNPAIANVFFRAGEIEAWGRGIERMFAACREAGFPEPILEQEGAGFWIAFPFAAEWVEQMGVGEIREKTSVKTSVKTSVKILELLAQHPQMTLAEVAHEVGKSVRAIELAAAKLAQAGKLRFVGPKKGGHWEVRP
- a CDS encoding HsdR family type I site-specific deoxyribonuclease; translated protein: MNRVGKSERETQDRVLALFCQELGYRYLGNWCERAGNSNVEEALLTDWLRQRGYSQEHINKATYALQTAGRHTGRTLYANNQEVYKLLRYGVPAKTEVGQVTDTVHLIDWQRPEQNDFAIAEEVTLQGDHERRPDLVLYINGIAIAVIELKKGSKSLGDGIRQCVSLQDPLFHPWFFSTVQLLIAGNDSQGLQYGTIGTPEKYFLRWKEDEQDNTRYKLDKYLLKLCSKPRLLELVHDFVLFDGGVKKLPRVHQYFGIKAAQAFVDRREGGIIWHTQGSGKSIVMVLLAKWILEHNPHARVAIITDRDELDKQIERVFTEAGEAIRRTQSGRDLMRQLGQPRPRLLCSLIHKFGPQDKQSDAEFEQFIRDLEAQPSTAEGELFVFVDECHRSQSGRLHRVMKALLPDAVFIGFTGTPLLKADKQTSLEVFGRYIHTYKFSEGVEDGVVLDLVYEARDIDARLGSEDKIDAWFEAKTRGLNAWQKDELKKQWATMQKVLSSRSRMERVVEDIIFDFSVRPRLSSQKGNAILVASSIYDACKYYTLFQKTSFGKRCAVVTSYNPQAKDVTLAMVGANTETEKQFVFNTYQELLKDVAAKANMTKTEAYEEWAKDLFIHEPANMKLLIVVDKLLTGFDAPPCTYLYIDKSMQDHGLFQAICRVNRLDGDDKVFGYIVDYKDLFKKVEKTIAVYTSELDHSAGGCDPEVLIQDRLQKGRERLDEALEQLALLCEPVEPPQEELQHIHYFCGNSEIAADLEAREPQRSALYQATAGLTRAYANLADELEGAGYSPADISRIKQDVRRYTELREVIRQASGESLDLKAYEADMRHLIDTYIEASEPRKISEFDNLGLLDVIVRSGLGQAIANKLGGMKGNRQAIAETIENNVRKKIIKERLNDPAYFDRMSAMLEEIIAARRAKAIEYEEYLRQIEELTRQAQQGSGGLPRELDSKGKQALYHNLGEDLALALRVDAAVRSKLPDSWRDVHPKEQKVKQALYEVLEDEAEVERIFLIIKAQTEY
- a CDS encoding M48 family metallopeptidase codes for the protein MIRRFRLGTIPVEVTLKDIKHVHLSVHPPAGRVRIAAPARMQLDTIRIFAISKLGWIKQQQRKLRDQPRETRREYLPRESHWVWGQRYLLAVEHADQAPTITLRPRRMVLTVRPDTSPDQRARIVDAWYRAQIREALPALLAKWEKRLGVSATRWFVQRMKTKWGSCNPATGSIRLNTELAKKPPECLEYIVVHELVHLIEPTHNERFVALMNRHLPRWQHLRQVLNRLPVRHEGWQY